One genomic region from Streptomyces venezuelae encodes:
- a CDS encoding SpdD-like protein, giving the protein MLRPKIPTMPTPTGLVTPPVVVQPTAVEPMQSSPAPVAQRPTVQITPGTALAVIGAGTAVVLVVGTVLVSMLLATAVTAASVAVCALVVRSLLVSPAKRHRHRR; this is encoded by the coding sequence ATGCTCCGACCCAAGATCCCGACCATGCCGACGCCGACCGGCCTCGTCACGCCGCCCGTCGTCGTCCAGCCGACCGCCGTTGAGCCCATGCAGTCGTCCCCGGCTCCGGTTGCCCAGCGGCCCACCGTCCAGATCACCCCCGGGACCGCGCTCGCCGTCATCGGCGCCGGCACCGCCGTCGTCCTGGTCGTCGGCACGGTCCTGGTCTCGATGCTCCTCGCGACCGCCGTCACAGCCGCCTCGGTCGCCGTCTGCGCCCTCGTCGTCCGCTCGCTGCTCGTGTCCCCGGCCAAGCGCCACCGCCACCGCCGCTGA
- a CDS encoding tyrosine-type recombinase/integrase has product MAGQRKRNPNGAGTITKRKDGRYQAAVYVLQPDGTRARKFAYGKTWEECDAKRRALLDKASNGIPVPTRSAKLSEWLPYWLDNVVQPRLKLSTYDKYEAHVRLYLIPMVGSKRLESLGVADVRRFLVQLEKKNTTATARESHRVLRTALTAACREELITRNVATLVEPPRAKARELSPWSLDETLDFLAAARRDPLYAAFVLAITMGLRRGELVGLRWADVDLDHRVLYVRQQTQRRRGVLYDDDPKGRRRRAVPLPAMCIAPLRWHRMRQNDQRVKAGEEWKGSDYVFTTRTGSPVEPRNVYRSFTRVAASAGLRVIRLHDARHGCATILTAAGVPPRVVMEILGHSQISITMDVYTHVVQDTQREAISHMDRLLKRRPGRN; this is encoded by the coding sequence ATGGCCGGACAGCGCAAGCGCAACCCCAACGGCGCCGGCACCATCACCAAGCGGAAAGACGGCCGCTATCAGGCTGCCGTGTACGTCCTCCAGCCCGACGGCACCCGCGCCCGCAAGTTCGCCTACGGCAAGACATGGGAGGAGTGCGACGCCAAACGCCGCGCGCTTCTCGACAAGGCCAGCAACGGCATCCCTGTTCCGACCCGCTCGGCGAAGCTCTCCGAGTGGCTCCCGTACTGGCTGGACAACGTCGTTCAGCCGCGACTCAAGCTCAGTACCTATGACAAGTACGAGGCACACGTTCGCCTCTACCTCATCCCGATGGTCGGCTCCAAGCGTCTGGAATCCCTCGGCGTCGCCGACGTCCGGCGTTTCCTCGTCCAGCTGGAGAAGAAGAACACCACCGCCACGGCCAGGGAGTCGCACCGAGTCCTGCGCACGGCGCTCACCGCCGCCTGCCGCGAGGAGCTGATCACGCGCAACGTGGCCACCCTCGTGGAGCCGCCCCGAGCCAAGGCGCGAGAGCTGAGTCCCTGGTCCCTGGACGAGACGCTCGACTTCCTCGCAGCCGCGCGCCGGGACCCGCTGTACGCAGCCTTCGTCCTCGCCATCACCATGGGCCTCCGCCGGGGCGAGCTCGTCGGACTCCGTTGGGCAGACGTGGATCTCGATCACCGCGTCCTCTACGTCCGCCAGCAGACCCAGCGGCGTCGGGGTGTCCTGTACGACGACGACCCCAAGGGGCGCCGCCGGCGTGCCGTACCGCTGCCCGCCATGTGCATCGCGCCTCTCCGCTGGCACCGGATGCGGCAGAACGATCAGCGGGTCAAGGCGGGGGAGGAGTGGAAGGGGAGTGACTACGTCTTCACTACGCGTACGGGCAGCCCGGTCGAGCCGCGCAATGTGTACCGCTCCTTCACCCGCGTCGCCGCCTCCGCCGGGCTCCGCGTCATCCGGCTCCACGACGCCCGGCACGGCTGCGCGACCATCCTCACGGCGGCCGGGGTGCCTCCCCGTGTCGTGATGGAGATCCTCGGGCACAGCCAGATCAGCATCACGATGGACGTGTACACGCACGTCGTCCAGGACACGCAGCGTGAGGCGATCAGCCACATGGACCGGCTGCTCAAGAGGCGACCCGGTCGTAACTGA
- a CDS encoding FtsK/SpoIIIE domain-containing protein, with translation MEWLIVSAVAVVAFAGLLRWRRPAWYWLSFGVVLATLRVLGRYSSVMDACGLTVPPPRWRLAIARMANRPVPEPRAPRILRLRPTRTGLVLRLGLRPGQDAFDVAASCDRLRHSFGMHGVASREIRSGVVELRMTGYDVLKRVQMPAGVERSTMRLPVALREDGAVHYRDYRTTPHALTIGATKSGKSVYQRNLVAELAAQEVALVGIDCKQGVELFPLARRFSALADNPDTAADLLDALIAHMEGVYQLIRAEQRITADTPDADIAADIWDLPDHLRPVPVVVLVDEVAELALFATKEEEKRRDRIITALARLAQLGRAAGIYLEICGQRFGSELGKGVTMLRAQLSVRTAHRVNDETSANMAFGDIAPDAVLATVQIPVDSPGLAITGDASGGWARIRTPHTSLRAAVNACNKYAYLVPDLPGLAAFRPAVEPPVYPVKVPAPASAESPATA, from the coding sequence ATGGAGTGGTTGATCGTCTCCGCCGTGGCAGTCGTCGCCTTCGCCGGTCTTCTGCGGTGGCGGCGGCCCGCCTGGTACTGGCTGAGCTTCGGGGTCGTACTCGCCACCCTTCGGGTCCTGGGTCGATACTCCTCGGTCATGGACGCCTGCGGGCTGACCGTTCCTCCGCCCCGGTGGCGTCTCGCGATCGCCCGGATGGCCAACCGGCCCGTGCCGGAGCCCCGGGCGCCGCGCATCCTGCGGCTTCGGCCTACCCGGACCGGCCTCGTCTTACGGCTGGGGCTCCGGCCCGGACAAGACGCCTTCGACGTGGCTGCCTCGTGCGACCGGCTGCGGCACTCGTTCGGCATGCACGGTGTGGCCTCGCGGGAGATTCGCTCCGGCGTCGTCGAACTGCGGATGACCGGTTACGACGTACTCAAGCGGGTACAGATGCCCGCCGGCGTCGAGCGCTCGACCATGCGCTTGCCGGTCGCTCTGCGCGAGGACGGTGCCGTTCATTACCGCGACTACCGCACCACCCCGCATGCCCTCACGATCGGAGCCACCAAGTCCGGTAAGTCCGTCTATCAGCGGAACCTGGTCGCCGAACTCGCTGCCCAGGAGGTGGCCTTGGTGGGCATCGACTGCAAGCAAGGGGTGGAGTTGTTCCCGCTTGCTCGTCGCTTCTCCGCTCTAGCTGACAACCCCGACACCGCCGCCGATCTGCTCGACGCGCTGATTGCGCACATGGAAGGCGTCTACCAACTCATCCGCGCCGAACAGCGCATCACCGCCGACACCCCGGACGCCGACATCGCCGCCGACATCTGGGACCTGCCCGACCACCTCCGCCCCGTTCCCGTCGTCGTCCTCGTCGACGAGGTCGCCGAACTCGCCCTCTTCGCCACGAAGGAGGAGGAGAAGCGGCGGGATCGGATCATCACCGCACTTGCTCGACTCGCGCAGCTCGGTCGCGCCGCCGGCATCTACCTGGAGATCTGCGGGCAGCGCTTCGGCTCCGAACTCGGCAAGGGCGTCACCATGCTTCGCGCTCAGCTCAGCGTCCGTACCGCCCACCGCGTCAACGACGAGACCAGCGCCAATATGGCCTTCGGTGACATCGCGCCGGACGCCGTCCTCGCCACCGTCCAGATCCCCGTCGACTCACCCGGCCTCGCGATCACCGGCGACGCCTCCGGCGGCTGGGCTCGCATCCGTACGCCGCATACCTCGCTCCGTGCGGCCGTCAACGCCTGCAACAAGTACGCGTACCTCGTCCCGGACCTGCCCGGCCTCGCCGCCTTCCGGCCCGCCGTCGAGCCGCCCGTGTACCCGGTCAAGGTTCCGGCCCCGGCTTCCGCCGAGTCCCCGGCTACTGCCTGA
- a CDS encoding AIPR family protein, with translation MNPLIQGLFKKFREEEELLEISNADAFELFAASLILPEDLIAQVQKSDLLLDQGAIGIDVIALDVNGQLAWDADDVREICENAAKVEVGLHFIQAKQSASVSSAEVLSFGDTVRKFLENDGFPSYPRMEALAQALGAVFENYAGRLKGSPSVYLYFTTTAPKNSISSDPVKERVATVTEQIEGLGFLGRVAVTVLGADDIHDAWVRKNHANEVEIQFEKQVNLPKMPGVDQAILGVVSVAELLKLIETGDEKNLDERVFYDNVRGFKGEDNSVNMQIMDTLNSTERSLLPVLNNGVTVVAASYAPKPGDAVAVSGYQIVNGCQTSHCLYLSKQSLGDAVSEVYVPIRLVVTGDEEVATQIIRATNSQTAVQENDLVALSKFQKRLEDFYKLDSPDFKLTYERRSGQFYNKEVTKNRIVTISDQMRAVSAMFLDAPHVAARYASRLYDDIGAAIFREDHKLLPYMVSAFAAYRLENAFRSGALESAYKPTRYHILMALKYHVLGGKSTSLEKGKAEEQSEQIIVALKQHDLIATFRELAQSVIAAGGGQMPSRDRLKRQQFTQDLITELMKN, from the coding sequence ATGAATCCCCTCATCCAGGGACTGTTTAAGAAGTTTCGCGAGGAAGAAGAACTCCTCGAAATCAGCAACGCTGATGCTTTCGAGCTGTTCGCCGCCAGCCTCATTCTTCCCGAAGATCTCATAGCTCAAGTCCAAAAGTCGGACCTGCTCCTCGACCAGGGAGCCATTGGTATCGACGTCATCGCGCTGGACGTGAATGGACAGCTGGCTTGGGATGCGGATGACGTAAGAGAAATTTGCGAGAATGCCGCCAAGGTTGAAGTAGGCTTGCATTTCATTCAGGCGAAGCAGTCCGCTTCTGTATCGAGTGCCGAGGTTCTGAGCTTCGGTGACACTGTTCGGAAATTCCTAGAGAATGATGGCTTCCCGTCGTATCCTCGCATGGAGGCGCTAGCGCAGGCGCTCGGAGCAGTATTCGAAAACTATGCGGGCCGACTCAAGGGTTCACCTTCGGTCTACTTGTATTTCACGACAACCGCGCCAAAAAATTCGATCTCCTCCGACCCCGTAAAGGAGAGAGTCGCTACCGTTACGGAACAGATCGAAGGCCTTGGCTTCCTCGGTCGAGTCGCTGTCACCGTTCTAGGTGCCGACGACATCCACGATGCATGGGTCAGGAAGAACCACGCAAACGAGGTGGAAATTCAATTCGAGAAACAAGTTAATCTCCCAAAGATGCCCGGCGTCGATCAGGCGATTCTGGGTGTCGTGTCGGTAGCCGAGCTGCTTAAGTTGATCGAAACCGGCGATGAAAAGAACCTTGATGAGCGCGTATTCTATGACAACGTGCGAGGATTCAAGGGAGAAGATAACTCGGTCAACATGCAGATCATGGACACCCTGAACTCTACAGAGAGAAGCCTCCTCCCCGTTCTGAATAATGGCGTGACCGTCGTTGCTGCTTCCTATGCCCCTAAGCCGGGAGATGCAGTGGCGGTTTCCGGCTACCAGATCGTGAACGGCTGTCAAACCAGCCACTGCCTCTACCTATCCAAGCAGTCGCTCGGTGATGCCGTGTCTGAGGTCTACGTACCCATTCGACTGGTGGTGACCGGGGATGAGGAGGTTGCCACCCAAATCATCCGGGCAACCAATTCTCAGACTGCTGTCCAAGAGAACGACTTGGTGGCGCTCAGTAAATTCCAGAAGAGGCTGGAAGACTTCTATAAGCTTGATTCGCCAGATTTCAAGCTGACTTATGAACGTCGATCCGGTCAGTTCTACAACAAAGAAGTGACCAAGAATCGTATCGTCACCATCAGCGACCAAATGCGTGCTGTCTCAGCTATGTTCCTGGACGCCCCCCATGTTGCTGCCCGGTACGCCAGCAGGCTATACGATGACATTGGCGCAGCTATCTTCCGAGAGGATCACAAGCTGCTGCCCTATATGGTCAGCGCCTTCGCCGCGTACCGTCTTGAAAATGCATTCAGGTCTGGAGCGCTGGAGTCTGCCTACAAGCCGACCAGGTATCACATTCTCATGGCCCTGAAGTATCACGTGCTGGGCGGGAAGTCGACTTCCCTTGAGAAGGGAAAGGCGGAGGAGCAGAGTGAGCAAATCATTGTCGCATTGAAGCAGCATGACCTGATCGCGACATTCCGGGAACTGGCTCAGTCTGTCATTGCTGCTGGCGGAGGGCAGATGCCGTCAAGAGACCGGCTTAAGCGGCAGCAATTCACGCAAGATTTGATCACTGAACTTATGAAAAATTGA
- a CDS encoding e9imm peptide: MSREEAISLVQRLMAAEETSEAEQDQMLETLERGLVCPHISDYIFWGPAELTAEQVVDKAMAYHSIAL, translated from the coding sequence ATGAGCCGCGAGGAAGCCATCTCCCTGGTTCAGCGCCTCATGGCCGCCGAGGAGACCAGCGAGGCAGAGCAGGACCAGATGCTGGAGACCCTCGAACGCGGCCTGGTCTGCCCTCACATCAGCGACTACATCTTCTGGGGCCCCGCCGAGTTGACCGCCGAGCAAGTCGTAGACAAGGCCATGGCCTACCACTCGATCGCCCTGTGA
- a CDS encoding GntR family transcriptional regulator, with protein MPEQPPYLRIADELRRRIAEHEWTPGDRLPSRAQIGQECGVGENVVRRAQELLISQGVLEGRAGSGTYVAEPRARVRMVRSAAREQPDGSPFRADMKAVGRNGGWESRTDAKVPAPAEIAARLGIGEGELCVRTVYEFLADGRPVQLSTSWEPYDLTGGTLVVLPEGGPHAGVGVVNRMAEIGVTVSHAVEQPEPRQATAEEASLLGIQKAALVTHIRRTYYSDQGRPVETADIVVPAALCEIVYEIPINRQQA; from the coding sequence ATGCCTGAGCAGCCGCCTTACCTCCGCATCGCCGACGAACTGCGGCGGCGGATCGCGGAGCACGAATGGACCCCTGGAGACCGGCTGCCCTCTCGGGCCCAGATCGGCCAGGAGTGCGGGGTGGGCGAGAACGTCGTTCGCCGGGCCCAGGAGTTGTTGATCTCCCAGGGTGTGCTGGAGGGGCGGGCCGGGTCCGGGACCTACGTGGCCGAGCCCCGGGCGCGGGTGCGGATGGTTCGGTCCGCGGCTCGCGAGCAGCCTGACGGGTCGCCGTTCCGGGCGGACATGAAGGCCGTGGGACGGAATGGCGGCTGGGAGAGTCGGACCGATGCCAAGGTGCCCGCGCCGGCCGAGATCGCTGCGCGGCTCGGGATCGGTGAGGGCGAGCTGTGCGTCCGGACCGTGTACGAGTTCCTCGCCGACGGGAGGCCTGTGCAGTTGTCGACGAGCTGGGAGCCGTACGACCTCACCGGCGGGACCCTCGTCGTCCTTCCCGAAGGCGGGCCACACGCCGGGGTTGGCGTCGTGAACCGGATGGCCGAGATCGGCGTTACGGTCAGCCACGCCGTCGAGCAGCCCGAGCCGCGGCAAGCCACCGCCGAGGAAGCCTCGCTCCTCGGGATTCAGAAGGCCGCACTCGTCACGCACATCCGGCGGACGTACTACAGCGACCAGGGCCGGCCAGTAGAGACGGCTGACATCGTCGTACCCGCTGCGCTCTGCGAGATCGTCTACGAGATCCCCATTAACCGGCAGCAGGCGTAG
- a CDS encoding GntR family transcriptional regulator has protein sequence MPSLRHTIAADLRTQITTGHLKAGERLPSEPRLAADYKVSTPTLRNALALLQSEGLIEKIHGKGNYVRGPLRRLTYTGGRLIPDTDLHITVRTTNIRAHGDLIPLLKVPARTPLTEFLYLTHQGESPHSLTRIYVPRDSAPAKPSWHRSAAEQSQDQISARLPTPEEASMLRISATLAVLSITRVSTDTTGRVMEAALLVLPSDRADALFITRNPAEEKGQEG, from the coding sequence ATGCCGTCCCTCCGCCACACCATCGCCGCCGACCTCAGGACCCAGATCACCACTGGCCACCTCAAGGCCGGCGAACGCCTCCCCTCGGAGCCCCGACTCGCTGCGGATTACAAGGTCAGCACCCCAACCCTGCGCAACGCCCTTGCACTCCTCCAGTCCGAGGGCCTGATCGAGAAGATCCACGGCAAGGGCAACTACGTCCGCGGCCCGCTCCGCAGACTCACGTACACAGGAGGCCGCCTCATCCCGGACACGGACCTCCACATCACAGTCCGCACCACCAACATCCGAGCGCACGGAGACCTGATCCCCCTACTCAAGGTCCCGGCGCGCACGCCGCTGACGGAGTTCCTCTACCTCACCCACCAGGGAGAGTCCCCGCACAGCTTGACCCGCATCTACGTCCCACGTGACTCGGCGCCGGCCAAGCCCTCTTGGCACCGATCCGCTGCGGAGCAGAGCCAAGACCAGATCAGTGCCCGCCTCCCAACCCCCGAGGAAGCCTCGATGCTCCGCATCAGCGCAACCCTGGCCGTCCTCTCCATCACCCGCGTGTCGACCGACACCACCGGCCGAGTGATGGAAGCGGCGCTCCTGGTCCTCCCCAGCGACCGCGCCGACGCACTCTTCATCACCCGCAACCCAGCCGAGGAGAAGGGACAGGAAGGATGA
- a CDS encoding NUDIX hydrolase, with translation MLLYMSNSARETTSTPLHSVSVAGAVVREDGRLLAIRRADNGTWELPGGVLELTEAPEEGVAREVWEETGIRVEVEELTGVYKNTTRGIVALVFRCKPSGGEERTSTESTAVEWLTPEEITARMTEVYAIRLLDALDEAGPHVRSHDGRRLAAQQ, from the coding sequence ATGCTCCTGTACATGAGTAACAGCGCCCGAGAGACGACGTCAACGCCACTGCACTCCGTGTCCGTCGCGGGCGCGGTCGTACGCGAAGACGGCCGACTCCTGGCGATCCGCCGCGCGGACAACGGCACGTGGGAACTCCCGGGCGGCGTCCTCGAACTTACGGAGGCCCCCGAAGAGGGCGTGGCCCGCGAGGTCTGGGAAGAGACAGGCATCCGAGTAGAGGTCGAGGAACTGACCGGCGTCTACAAGAACACGACCCGCGGCATCGTGGCCTTGGTCTTCCGCTGCAAGCCGTCCGGCGGCGAGGAGCGAACCTCCACGGAGTCGACCGCAGTCGAGTGGCTCACCCCGGAAGAGATCACCGCCCGAATGACCGAGGTCTACGCGATCCGCCTCTTGGACGCCCTGGACGAAGCAGGCCCCCACGTCCGAAGCCACGACGGCCGTCGGCTCGCCGCACAGCAGTAA
- a CDS encoding GntR family transcriptional regulator, giving the protein MGTPVGGGRSVPRYVQIAEEIVQQIQAGVLKPGDLVPSESELVERYGVAGGTIRKAMVEVRASGLVETRHGKGSIVKDRPPVRLRSSDRFRASHRRGGKAAYLAESAQSGATAKVSVLYIGPMEAPEDIAERLGVDTGTQVLARRRLYFRNGVPVETASSYLPWDVVKDIPQLFSENPGPGGIYARLEDDGHVFTEFVETLQARPAAKAEASELALSPGAPVVHLLRNAVTKTGRVVEVCDTLMAADQFVFEYRIPAAD; this is encoded by the coding sequence GTGGGAACTCCAGTAGGAGGTGGTCGGTCCGTACCTCGGTACGTCCAGATCGCCGAGGAGATTGTTCAGCAAATCCAGGCTGGGGTTCTCAAGCCTGGCGACCTGGTGCCGAGTGAGTCCGAGCTCGTCGAGCGGTACGGCGTCGCCGGCGGGACCATCCGTAAGGCGATGGTCGAGGTTCGTGCCAGCGGGCTCGTGGAGACGCGGCACGGTAAAGGGTCGATCGTGAAGGACCGGCCGCCCGTGCGGCTGCGTTCCTCGGATCGGTTCCGGGCCTCCCATCGGCGGGGTGGGAAGGCTGCCTACCTTGCGGAGTCCGCTCAGTCCGGCGCTACCGCCAAGGTGAGCGTCCTCTACATCGGGCCGATGGAAGCGCCGGAGGACATTGCCGAGCGGCTGGGCGTCGACACCGGTACGCAGGTGCTCGCGCGGCGGCGTCTGTACTTCCGTAACGGCGTTCCCGTCGAGACCGCCTCCTCTTACCTCCCGTGGGACGTCGTTAAGGACATCCCTCAGCTCTTTTCCGAGAACCCCGGGCCTGGTGGGATCTACGCCCGGCTGGAGGACGACGGGCACGTCTTCACCGAGTTCGTCGAGACGTTGCAGGCGCGGCCGGCCGCCAAGGCTGAAGCCTCCGAACTCGCCCTGAGCCCCGGGGCTCCCGTCGTTCACCTGCTGCGGAACGCCGTCACCAAGACCGGTCGCGTCGTCGAGGTCTGCGACACCCTCATGGCCGCTGACCAGTTCGTCTTCGAGTATCGGATCCCTGCCGCCGACTGA
- a CDS encoding helix-turn-helix domain-containing protein translates to MTTAITTDELLTVPQVMARLKLGRSTVYDLIRSRRLTSITVGRARRIPVGAVRDFISYEIGEAA, encoded by the coding sequence ATGACCACCGCCATCACCACCGACGAGCTGCTGACCGTGCCCCAGGTTATGGCCCGCCTCAAGCTCGGACGTTCCACGGTCTACGACCTCATCCGCTCGCGCCGTCTCACCTCGATCACTGTCGGCCGCGCCCGTCGCATCCCGGTCGGCGCCGTTCGGGACTTCATCTCGTACGAGATCGGCGAGGCCGCCTGA
- a CDS encoding DUF2637 domain-containing protein has protein sequence MTSKLRVDAVLVQALIAGALSFAHLHDLAAAAGQTGWKAWAYPVSVDLLLVAAWRRLRSDGSSRLAWCWFLVSLFASLGANVATAGFLDLAHPPGWLRFGIAGWPAVAFLGGTLLAHSPAPTVSEARPVVDPEPIGETPADPERVPESDAVAELEPTLPAPAAVPAVPVPAALVEHARKLAADHRTRTGQHIDTDTLRARLGVPAPMADAIAAQLA, from the coding sequence ATGACCAGCAAGCTTCGCGTCGACGCCGTGCTGGTCCAAGCCCTGATCGCCGGTGCGCTGTCCTTCGCCCACCTGCACGACCTCGCCGCCGCTGCCGGTCAGACCGGATGGAAGGCGTGGGCCTACCCCGTCTCCGTCGACCTGCTCTTGGTCGCCGCCTGGCGCCGGCTCCGCTCGGACGGCTCGTCCCGGCTCGCCTGGTGCTGGTTCCTGGTCTCCCTGTTCGCCTCGCTCGGCGCGAACGTCGCCACCGCCGGGTTCCTCGACCTCGCCCATCCGCCCGGCTGGCTGCGCTTCGGCATCGCCGGGTGGCCCGCGGTCGCCTTCCTTGGTGGCACGCTCCTCGCGCACTCACCTGCGCCGACGGTCTCGGAGGCCCGCCCCGTGGTCGATCCGGAGCCGATCGGAGAGACGCCGGCCGATCCGGAGCGCGTCCCCGAGTCCGATGCCGTCGCCGAGCTGGAGCCGACTCTGCCCGCGCCGGCAGCCGTGCCCGCCGTGCCTGTCCCGGCCGCCCTGGTCGAGCACGCCCGCAAGCTCGCCGCCGATCACCGCACCCGTACCGGCCAGCACATCGACACCGACACCCTGCGCGCCCGCCTCGGTGTCCCCGCGCCCATGGCGGACGCCATCGCCGCCCAACTCGCCTGA
- the repSA gene encoding replication initiator protein RepSA, producing MDQRTVATAAGLDPATLHDVLRVAAAPDFDRWRDQVHRTGGCSDPIHLTGWSLAKDRASGEAVRRYSTETEPGGRLRVACGNRRASRCPSCAHTYAGDTYHLIRAGLAGDDSKAIPATVRDHPRVFATLTAPSFGPVHNRPDRGSCRCGTRHPENDPALGTALDPESYDYAGAVLFNNHAGQLWQRFTNRLRRELAARAGLTQRELKDALRVSYGKVAEFQKRGAIHFHAVVRLDGPDGPGTTPPSWATVRLLDDAIRAAAVHAYTTITVPAAGDQPLRRFQWGRQLDIRPVKAFGDGSDITEQAVASYVAKYATKAAETTGSLDRRVGNREVLDLLDVADHPRRLIEACLDLAPLYPDRKLAAWAHMLGFRGHFSTKSRRYSTTLGALRRIRADYRAAQEHVDADPDTVLVLASWQYAGHGHTPGEAALAATISRGIQLNRQTAREALRDQLVLDAPEGAAA from the coding sequence ATGGATCAGCGCACCGTCGCCACCGCGGCGGGCCTGGACCCGGCCACCCTCCACGACGTTCTCCGAGTCGCCGCCGCCCCCGACTTCGACCGCTGGCGAGACCAGGTGCACCGCACCGGCGGCTGCTCCGATCCCATCCACCTGACCGGCTGGTCCCTCGCCAAGGACCGCGCGTCCGGAGAGGCTGTGCGCCGGTACTCCACCGAGACCGAGCCCGGCGGTCGTCTCCGCGTCGCCTGCGGCAACCGCCGCGCCTCCCGCTGCCCCTCCTGCGCCCACACGTACGCGGGGGACACCTACCACCTGATCCGCGCGGGCCTGGCCGGCGACGATTCCAAAGCCATCCCCGCGACCGTCCGCGACCACCCCCGGGTCTTCGCCACCCTCACCGCCCCGTCCTTCGGCCCCGTGCACAACCGGCCCGACCGCGGCTCCTGCCGCTGCGGTACCCGCCACCCGGAGAACGACCCCGCCCTGGGCACAGCGCTCGACCCCGAGTCGTACGACTACGCCGGAGCCGTGCTCTTCAACAATCACGCCGGTCAGCTCTGGCAGCGCTTCACCAACCGTCTGCGCCGTGAGCTCGCCGCCCGCGCCGGGCTCACGCAGCGCGAGCTGAAGGACGCGTTACGGGTCTCGTACGGGAAGGTCGCGGAGTTCCAGAAGCGCGGCGCAATCCACTTCCACGCCGTGGTCCGGCTCGACGGACCTGACGGCCCCGGCACCACCCCACCCTCGTGGGCCACTGTGCGGCTCCTCGACGACGCGATCCGCGCCGCCGCCGTCCACGCGTACACGACCATCACCGTTCCGGCCGCCGGGGACCAGCCGCTGCGGCGGTTCCAGTGGGGCCGCCAGCTCGACATCCGGCCGGTCAAGGCATTCGGCGACGGCTCCGACATCACCGAGCAGGCCGTGGCTTCGTACGTCGCCAAGTACGCCACCAAGGCCGCCGAGACCACCGGCAGCCTCGACCGGCGGGTCGGCAACCGGGAGGTGCTCGACCTCCTGGACGTGGCCGACCACCCCCGCCGGCTGATCGAGGCCTGCCTCGACCTCGCCCCGCTTTACCCGGACCGCAAGCTCGCGGCCTGGGCTCACATGCTCGGCTTCCGCGGCCACTTCTCCACCAAGTCCCGCCGGTACTCGACCACCCTCGGGGCTCTCCGTCGGATCCGCGCCGACTATCGCGCCGCCCAGGAGCACGTGGACGCCGACCCGGACACCGTGCTCGTCCTCGCCTCCTGGCAGTACGCCGGCCACGGCCACACCCCCGGCGAGGCCGCCCTCGCCGCGACCATCTCGCGCGGGATCCAGCTCAACCGCCAGACGGCCCGCGAAGCGCTGCGCGACCAGCTCGTCCTGGACGCCCCGGAAGGAGCCGCAGCATGA
- a CDS encoding mobile element transfer protein: protein MSPRDHFHSVMRIGPVQIGTHRDRNGRTKYAAVCTADRCGWSSDYSSSSAAQLAARTHRCRISD, encoded by the coding sequence ATGTCCCCTCGCGACCACTTCCACTCCGTGATGCGCATCGGCCCCGTGCAGATCGGCACCCACCGCGACCGCAATGGCCGCACCAAGTACGCCGCCGTCTGCACCGCCGACCGCTGCGGCTGGTCCTCCGACTACTCCAGCTCCTCCGCCGCCCAGCTCGCCGCCCGCACCCACCGCTGCCGCATCTCCGACTGA